In Stenotrophomonas sp. ESTM1D_MKCIP4_1, a single genomic region encodes these proteins:
- a CDS encoding methionine synthase, which translates to MKKLLPTSTAGSLPKPSWLAEPEKLWSPWKLQDDVLTEGKQDALLLALQEQQLAGIDIVSDGEQTRQHFVTTFIEHLDGVDFDKRETVRIRNRYDASVPTVVGAVSRPKPVFVEDAKFLRSKTTQPIKWALPGPMTMIDTLYDAHYKSREKLAWEFAKILNEEAKELEAAGVDIIQFDEPAFNVFFDEVNDWGVATLERAIEGLKCETAVHICYGYGIKANTDWKQTLGSEWRQYEESFPKLQKSSIDLISLECHNSHVPIDLIELVRGKKVMVGAIDVASSTVETPEDVANTLRKALQFVDADKLYPCTNCGMAPLSREVARGKLRALSAGAQIVREELAGR; encoded by the coding sequence ATGAAGAAACTACTGCCCACCTCCACCGCTGGCAGCCTGCCCAAGCCCTCCTGGCTGGCCGAGCCTGAAAAGCTCTGGTCGCCCTGGAAACTGCAGGATGACGTACTGACCGAAGGCAAGCAGGATGCGCTGCTGTTGGCGCTGCAGGAGCAGCAGCTGGCCGGCATCGATATCGTCAGCGACGGCGAGCAGACGCGGCAGCACTTTGTCACCACCTTCATCGAACACCTCGATGGCGTCGATTTCGACAAGCGCGAGACCGTACGCATCCGCAATCGTTACGACGCCAGCGTGCCGACCGTGGTGGGTGCGGTCAGCCGCCCGAAGCCGGTGTTCGTCGAAGATGCAAAGTTCCTGCGCAGCAAGACCACGCAGCCGATCAAGTGGGCCCTGCCCGGCCCGATGACCATGATCGACACGCTGTACGACGCGCACTACAAGAGCCGCGAGAAGCTGGCGTGGGAGTTCGCGAAGATCCTCAACGAGGAAGCGAAGGAACTGGAAGCCGCAGGCGTGGATATCATCCAGTTCGACGAGCCTGCCTTCAATGTGTTCTTCGACGAAGTGAACGACTGGGGCGTGGCCACCCTGGAGCGCGCGATCGAAGGGCTGAAGTGCGAAACCGCCGTGCATATCTGCTACGGCTACGGCATCAAGGCCAACACCGACTGGAAGCAGACGCTGGGCTCAGAATGGCGCCAATACGAGGAATCGTTCCCGAAGCTGCAGAAATCCAGCATCGACCTCATCTCGCTGGAATGCCACAACTCGCACGTGCCGATCGATCTCATCGAACTGGTGCGCGGCAAGAAGGTGATGGTGGGTGCAATCGACGTGGCCTCCAGCACGGTGGAAACGCCTGAGGACGTGGCCAACACACTGCGCAAGGCACTGCAGTTCGTCGATGCCGACAAGCTCTACCCGTGCACCAACTGCGGCATGGCACCGCTGTCGCGCGAGGTGGCGCGCGGCAAGCTGCGTGCACTCAGTGCCGGCGCGCAGATCGTGCGCGAGGAACTGGCCGGGCGTTGA
- a CDS encoding MDR family oxidoreductase, with protein sequence MSFRALVSNRSADGPVTTSLQQLDASSLGDDAVTVRVAWSNLNYKDAIALAGMQIIQTFPLVPGIDFAGTVEASSDPRFSVGDTVVATGWDLSQTHHGGFSQLARVPGDWLVKLPAAIDARAAMAIGTAGLTAMLSLLEIERHGVTPTAGEVLVTGASGGVGSIAVALLSSLGYRVVASTGKATEASYLKALGAAEIVDRATLSAEAPPVQAERWAATIDAVGGRTLANALAQTRYRGIATTCGFVGGRELPATVLPFILRGVTLAGIDSVRAPAELRQRAWQRLAADLDLAKLASTTRDIGLGDVPAVAAQMLQGTSKGRTLVDVNR encoded by the coding sequence GTGTCATTCAGAGCCCTTGTTTCCAACCGATCCGCAGACGGCCCGGTCACCACCTCCCTGCAGCAGCTGGACGCATCCTCCCTGGGCGATGACGCTGTCACCGTGCGGGTGGCGTGGTCCAACCTGAACTACAAGGATGCCATTGCCCTGGCCGGCATGCAGATCATCCAGACGTTCCCGCTGGTGCCAGGCATCGACTTTGCCGGTACGGTCGAAGCATCGTCAGATCCCCGCTTCAGTGTGGGTGATACGGTCGTGGCCACGGGATGGGACCTCAGCCAGACGCACCACGGCGGGTTCTCGCAGCTTGCACGGGTTCCGGGCGATTGGCTGGTGAAGCTGCCCGCTGCCATAGACGCGCGGGCGGCCATGGCAATCGGTACGGCCGGACTTACCGCCATGCTCAGCCTGCTGGAGATTGAACGCCACGGCGTCACCCCGACCGCAGGAGAGGTGCTGGTCACCGGCGCGTCGGGCGGCGTGGGTTCCATCGCCGTCGCTCTGCTCTCCAGCCTGGGCTATCGCGTGGTGGCGTCCACCGGCAAAGCCACCGAAGCCAGCTATCTGAAAGCGCTGGGCGCTGCCGAGATCGTGGATCGCGCCACCCTCTCTGCGGAGGCGCCGCCAGTGCAGGCTGAACGATGGGCGGCCACGATCGATGCCGTTGGTGGACGCACGCTGGCCAACGCACTGGCCCAGACCCGCTACCGCGGTATCGCGACCACCTGCGGCTTTGTGGGTGGCCGCGAACTTCCCGCGACGGTGCTGCCTTTTATCCTGCGCGGCGTAACGCTGGCAGGCATCGATTCGGTTCGTGCGCCGGCCGAGCTTCGCCAACGCGCGTGGCAACGACTGGCGGCTGATCTGGACCTTGCCAAGCTGGCATCCACCACCCGCGACATCGGCCTGGGCGATGTTCCGGCGGTTGCCGCGCAGATGCTGCAGGGAACCTCGAAGGGCCGCACCCTGGTCGACGTCAATCGCTGA
- a CDS encoding DUF1852 domain-containing protein, translating into MTTDAFTFQITRIPFNEDYQPADGTRITTNFANLARGASRQENLRNTLGMINNRFNDLAHWDNPNADRYAVELDIISVEMHIDGAEGSDPFPLIEVLRPTIVDTHTGTRTEGIVGNNFSSYVRDYDFSVVLPASNEGRATFGIPEGFGDLHGKLFKHFLDSDAYHAHFSKAPVICISVSSSKTYHRTENHHPILGVEYRQGEFSPTDQYFDKMGLQVRYFMPPGSVAPLAFYFQGDLLGDYSNLELIGTISTMEAFQKIYRPEIYNANSVAGKVYQPSLKHQDYSSTRIVYDREERSQLAVKQGRFTEEHFIKPYRAVLEQWAAR; encoded by the coding sequence ATGACCACCGACGCTTTCACCTTCCAGATCACGCGCATCCCGTTCAACGAGGATTACCAGCCGGCCGACGGCACGCGCATCACCACCAACTTCGCCAACCTGGCACGCGGTGCCTCGCGCCAGGAGAACCTGCGCAACACCCTGGGCATGATCAACAACCGCTTCAACGATCTGGCGCACTGGGACAACCCGAATGCCGATCGCTACGCGGTCGAGCTGGACATCATTTCGGTGGAGATGCACATCGATGGCGCCGAGGGCAGCGATCCGTTCCCGCTGATCGAAGTGCTGCGCCCGACCATCGTCGATACCCACACCGGCACGCGTACCGAAGGCATCGTGGGCAACAACTTCTCCTCCTACGTGCGCGACTACGATTTCAGCGTGGTGCTGCCAGCCAGCAACGAAGGCCGGGCCACGTTCGGCATTCCCGAAGGCTTTGGCGATCTGCACGGCAAGCTGTTCAAGCACTTCCTGGACTCGGATGCCTACCACGCCCATTTCAGCAAGGCGCCGGTCATCTGCATCAGCGTGTCCAGCAGCAAGACCTACCACCGCACCGAGAACCACCATCCCATCCTGGGCGTGGAGTACCGCCAGGGCGAGTTCTCGCCCACCGACCAGTACTTCGACAAGATGGGCCTGCAGGTGCGCTACTTCATGCCGCCGGGCAGCGTTGCCCCGCTGGCCTTCTACTTCCAGGGCGACCTGCTGGGTGATTACTCGAACCTGGAACTGATCGGCACGATCAGCACCATGGAAGCCTTCCAGAAGATCTACCGGCCGGAGATCTACAACGCCAATTCGGTGGCCGGGAAGGTCTATCAGCCCAGCCTGAAGCACCAGGATTACTCATCCACCCGCATCGTCTACGACCGCGAAGAGCGCAGTCAACTGGCAGTCAAGCAGGGCAGGTTCACGGAAGAGCACTTCATCAAGCCCTACCGGGCCGTGCTCGAACAGTGGGCTGCCCGCTGA
- a CDS encoding S41 family peptidase yields MSAYDMAAYVLPILRAHALNADNVDWAAQEKALLVPEMKQLPAMEAYGKLRGVLAALADHHSFLQVPRQVSTTRTTAVASEPIQSKAVDGVGYVLVPGLRGMGAEASAAFSTQLCETIAALAPSATRGWIVDLRRDTGGNMWPMVNGLHALLGNGDIGGLRDRDGRIIRWRPRPTHACEGDFSHHPVAVLVGPRTASSGEAVAVAFRGRLATRFLGQKTAGLATSNQTYDLPDGGGLQLTVAQMVDRDGAAYPDGIRPEMPVAAEQDAITAAAAWLRATR; encoded by the coding sequence GTGTCCGCCTATGACATGGCGGCCTACGTGCTGCCCATCCTCCGGGCCCATGCGCTGAACGCTGACAACGTCGATTGGGCCGCACAGGAGAAGGCGCTGCTTGTGCCGGAAATGAAGCAGCTTCCTGCCATGGAGGCCTACGGCAAGCTACGTGGTGTGTTGGCTGCGCTGGCAGACCACCATAGTTTCCTGCAGGTGCCGCGACAGGTCTCCACCACGCGCACTACCGCAGTCGCTTCAGAGCCGATCCAATCGAAGGCCGTCGATGGCGTCGGCTATGTGCTGGTGCCGGGCCTGCGGGGAATGGGTGCCGAAGCCAGTGCGGCGTTCAGCACGCAGCTCTGCGAAACGATTGCTGCGCTGGCGCCCTCTGCAACGCGCGGATGGATCGTCGATCTGCGTCGGGACACCGGCGGTAACATGTGGCCGATGGTGAATGGGTTGCACGCGCTGCTCGGCAACGGCGACATTGGCGGCCTGCGTGACAGAGACGGGCGGATCATCCGTTGGCGGCCCAGGCCCACCCATGCGTGTGAGGGTGACTTCTCCCATCACCCGGTGGCGGTGCTGGTCGGCCCCAGGACTGCAAGTTCCGGCGAAGCAGTGGCCGTTGCGTTCAGGGGCCGGCTTGCCACGCGCTTTCTCGGCCAGAAGACGGCCGGGTTGGCGACCTCCAACCAGACCTATGACCTTCCTGATGGCGGTGGCCTGCAATTGACCGTCGCGCAGATGGTTGACCGCGATGGAGCCGCGTATCCAGATGGGATCCGGCCCGAAATGCCTGTTGCCGCCGAGCAGGACGCGATCACTGCAGCCGCAGCGTGGCTGCGAGCCACCCGGTAG
- the msuE gene encoding FMN reductase → MLSPDRPLRIVAVSGGLQRPSRAATLCEHLLDLIGEHVPSEPQLIELGQLAPQLAGALWRSQLPDPAEQALATVEQADVLVVATPVYRGSYTGLFKHFFDFIHQDALVDTPILLAATGGSERHALMIDHQLRPLFSFFQARTLPLGVYATDKDFADGRVHDPALQQRALLAVQRALPLLALSRRVAPADSEILEAF, encoded by the coding sequence ATGCTTTCCCCCGACCGCCCTCTCCGTATCGTCGCCGTCTCCGGTGGCCTGCAGCGCCCTTCACGGGCCGCCACGCTGTGTGAGCACCTGCTGGACCTCATCGGCGAACACGTCCCCAGCGAACCGCAGCTGATCGAACTGGGCCAGCTGGCCCCGCAGCTGGCCGGTGCGCTGTGGCGCTCTCAGCTTCCTGACCCCGCAGAACAGGCGCTGGCCACGGTCGAACAGGCCGATGTGCTGGTGGTCGCCACCCCGGTCTACCGCGGCTCGTACACCGGGCTGTTCAAGCATTTCTTCGATTTCATCCACCAGGATGCGCTGGTCGACACCCCCATCCTGCTGGCCGCCACGGGCGGCAGCGAGCGCCACGCATTGATGATCGACCACCAGCTGCGGCCGCTCTTCAGCTTCTTCCAGGCGCGCACGTTGCCGCTGGGCGTCTACGCCACGGACAAGGATTTCGCCGATGGCCGCGTGCATGACCCGGCCCTGCAGCAACGGGCACTGCTGGCGGTGCAGCGCGCGCTTCCCCTGCTCGCACTGTCCCGGCGCGTGGCGCCTGCGGACAGCGAAATTCTTGAAGCCTTCTGA
- a CDS encoding SDR family oxidoreductase yields the protein MNTRPVALITGASAGIGAVYADRLARRGYSLVLVARDAHRLGALADSLRADTGVAVEVLVADLTLAEGLDSVERRLDAGDIDLLVNNAGMSLKGGLLDNAPAALEQIIALNVTAPTRLCAAAARAFLPKGAGAIINLSSVLALAPEMFEGVYSGTKAYLLNLSQALAAQLGERGILVQAVLPGATRTELWEKAGRALDEFPEGFLMEAGAMVDAALVGFDRGERVTIPPLPDEGQFLALQQARLAMAPNLSRSEVPARYLR from the coding sequence ATGAACACCCGACCTGTCGCGCTGATTACCGGCGCGTCTGCTGGAATCGGGGCGGTCTATGCCGACCGCCTTGCCCGTCGTGGCTACAGCCTGGTGCTGGTGGCCCGCGACGCGCACCGGCTCGGCGCATTGGCCGATTCGCTGCGCGCCGATACCGGCGTGGCAGTGGAGGTGCTGGTGGCTGACCTGACGCTGGCCGAGGGGCTGGATTCGGTGGAACGACGCCTTGATGCAGGCGATATCGATCTGCTGGTGAACAATGCCGGCATGTCGCTCAAGGGCGGCCTGCTGGACAACGCGCCCGCCGCGCTCGAGCAGATCATCGCGTTGAATGTCACTGCGCCAACGCGCCTGTGCGCGGCTGCAGCCCGCGCATTCCTGCCCAAGGGGGCAGGTGCCATCATCAACCTGTCGTCGGTGCTGGCGCTGGCACCGGAGATGTTTGAAGGTGTCTACAGCGGAACGAAGGCCTACCTGTTGAATCTCAGCCAGGCGCTGGCGGCGCAGCTGGGCGAGCGCGGCATCCTGGTCCAGGCAGTGCTGCCCGGCGCCACGCGCACCGAGCTGTGGGAGAAGGCCGGACGTGCCTTGGATGAGTTCCCTGAGGGCTTCCTGATGGAGGCCGGCGCCATGGTGGATGCGGCACTGGTGGGCTTCGACCGCGGCGAGCGGGTCACCATTCCCCCGTTGCCCGATGAAGGCCAGTTCCTGGCCCTGCAGCAGGCGCGCCTTGCGATGGCGCCGAACCTCTCACGCAGTGAAGTACCTGCGCGTTACCTTCGCTGA
- a CDS encoding TonB-dependent receptor, with product MITARSSLRPRLLALAVLLATASPALHAQSTTGAIAGLAPPSAQRIFVRSDTGLTREVTVDARGRYTIGQLPLGRYSVEARDADGKVLQTREGVALTVGTSTEVSFGEVTRLDGVQVSADRAAAAIDVSSVDSRTVITAEQLQRLPLGRSAEAIAQLAPGVVGNGGNGSYAGPTGVQLVSFGGSSAAENAYYINGFNSTDPLRGLGGLTLPYGSIDQQEIYTGGYSAKYGRSDGGVINAVGKRGTNDWHFGGQFTWEPASTRSDKDDVRYPGNGALYSPESKDREWVTTQSIYAGGPLIEDKLFFFGSYELERREGTDVKNVEATNSYSKYEYNRPRWYAKLDWNITDNHLLELTGASSRNVFRGDIFAYDYDTLARGAQRGKEDTTKTGGDLWTAKYTGYLTDRLTVSAQYGEMKTDDYIGNPAYDGSLTYINSANLQNPALNGGTPITNAQTTSLLVNPDRGNRSNNLRLDANYVWGDHSITVGIDNQNARALNRGSVASADGYYWIYGQSNPNVPINTGLGVPATGGIRNGQDGYYVRQYIYSALASVRASQRAQYIEDNWQVTDRLLLNLGLRLDQFTNYNRDGDAYIKQTSGQWAPRLGFSWDVGGDGRFKVFGNVGRYYLALPLNPAFNAAGATLATSTYYTYGGIDSNGYPTDLTQFSDAVSSNNNYGLLPDAKTVATSGIKPSFQDEFILGFTKALGQDWVYGAKATYRVLRSGVDDYCDIDAVLGKASSLGYNVTKDSNPVSCWLINPGRANTFNLVDTSGNYVSVPLTNAEMGFPKFKRNYYAVNLSLEHPFDGRWYGRADYTWSRSYGTTEGQLLSGIGQTAVSTTQAWDYAQLMEHTNGPQSNDHTHQFKLHGYYQLTPEWLVSANLKLLSGTPFSALGSYGPDFEDPSGYGIAYHFYNGQPAPPGSQGRLPWLKQLDLGVSYRPAAAEGRLGFNLDVFNVFNSQVALWKSPYSELDPGQPDPLYGAATVRQAPRSLRVSVSYDY from the coding sequence ATGATCACTGCTCGTTCCTCACTGCGCCCGCGATTGCTGGCGTTGGCGGTGTTGCTTGCCACCGCGTCCCCCGCACTGCATGCCCAGTCCACCACCGGCGCCATCGCCGGCCTCGCGCCTCCTTCGGCGCAGCGCATCTTCGTCCGCAGCGACACCGGCCTCACCCGTGAAGTGACGGTGGACGCGCGTGGCCGCTACACCATCGGCCAGCTGCCGCTGGGCCGCTATTCGGTGGAAGCACGCGATGCCGACGGCAAGGTGCTGCAGACCCGTGAGGGCGTTGCGCTGACGGTGGGTACCAGCACCGAGGTGTCGTTCGGTGAGGTCACGCGCCTGGATGGCGTGCAGGTCAGCGCCGATCGCGCGGCGGCTGCCATCGACGTCAGCAGCGTGGATTCCCGCACAGTGATCACCGCTGAGCAGCTGCAGCGCCTGCCGCTGGGCCGCTCGGCCGAGGCCATCGCCCAGCTCGCACCGGGCGTGGTCGGCAACGGTGGCAACGGCAGCTATGCCGGCCCGACCGGCGTGCAGCTGGTCAGTTTCGGCGGTTCGTCGGCGGCTGAAAACGCGTACTACATCAACGGCTTCAACAGCACCGATCCGCTGCGTGGCCTGGGCGGGTTGACCCTGCCCTATGGCAGCATCGACCAGCAGGAAATCTATACCGGCGGCTACAGCGCCAAGTACGGCCGCTCCGATGGTGGTGTCATCAATGCCGTGGGCAAGCGTGGCACCAATGACTGGCACTTCGGTGGGCAGTTCACCTGGGAACCGGCCTCCACGCGCTCGGACAAGGACGACGTGCGCTACCCCGGCAACGGCGCGCTGTACTCGCCGGAAAGCAAGGACCGCGAGTGGGTGACCACGCAGAGCATCTACGCCGGCGGCCCCCTGATTGAAGACAAGCTGTTCTTCTTCGGTTCCTACGAACTGGAGCGCCGCGAAGGCACCGACGTCAAGAACGTCGAGGCGACCAATTCCTACTCGAAGTATGAGTACAACCGTCCGCGCTGGTACGCCAAGCTGGACTGGAACATCACCGACAACCACCTGCTGGAGCTGACCGGCGCCTCAAGCCGCAACGTGTTCCGCGGCGACATCTTCGCCTACGACTACGACACGCTGGCCCGTGGCGCGCAGCGCGGCAAGGAAGACACCACCAAGACCGGCGGCGACCTGTGGACGGCCAAGTACACCGGCTACCTGACCGACCGCCTCACCGTCAGTGCGCAGTACGGTGAGATGAAGACCGATGACTACATCGGCAATCCCGCCTACGACGGCAGCCTGACCTACATCAACAGCGCCAACCTGCAGAACCCGGCCCTCAATGGCGGTACGCCGATCACCAATGCGCAGACCACGTCGCTGCTGGTCAACCCCGACCGCGGCAACCGCAGCAACAACCTGCGCCTGGATGCCAACTATGTCTGGGGTGACCACAGCATCACGGTGGGCATCGACAACCAGAACGCGCGCGCGCTCAACCGGGGTTCGGTGGCGTCGGCCGATGGCTACTACTGGATCTATGGCCAGTCCAACCCGAACGTACCCATCAATACCGGCCTGGGTGTGCCGGCCACCGGCGGCATCCGCAATGGCCAGGACGGCTACTACGTGCGCCAGTACATCTACAGCGCGCTGGCCTCGGTGCGGGCCTCGCAGCGGGCGCAGTACATCGAGGACAACTGGCAGGTGACCGATCGCCTGCTGCTGAACCTGGGCCTGCGCCTGGACCAGTTCACCAACTACAACCGCGATGGCGATGCCTACATCAAGCAGACCAGTGGCCAATGGGCGCCCCGGTTGGGCTTCAGCTGGGACGTCGGCGGCGATGGGCGCTTCAAGGTATTCGGCAACGTGGGGCGCTACTACCTGGCGCTGCCGCTGAATCCGGCGTTCAACGCGGCCGGCGCAACGCTGGCCACCTCCACGTACTACACCTACGGTGGCATCGACAGCAACGGCTACCCGACCGACCTCACCCAGTTCTCCGACGCGGTCTCATCCAACAACAACTACGGCCTGCTGCCGGATGCGAAGACGGTGGCGACCTCCGGCATCAAGCCGTCCTTCCAGGATGAGTTCATCCTGGGCTTCACCAAGGCACTGGGACAGGACTGGGTGTACGGCGCGAAGGCGACCTATCGCGTCCTGCGCAGCGGCGTGGATGATTACTGCGATATCGATGCAGTGCTCGGCAAGGCCAGCAGCCTGGGCTACAACGTTACCAAGGACAGCAATCCGGTCAGCTGCTGGCTGATCAACCCTGGCCGTGCGAACACCTTCAACCTGGTCGACACCAGCGGCAACTACGTGAGCGTGCCGCTGACCAACGCCGAAATGGGCTTCCCGAAGTTCAAGCGCAACTACTACGCCGTGAACCTGTCGCTGGAGCATCCGTTCGATGGCCGCTGGTACGGGCGCGCGGACTACACCTGGTCGCGCAGCTACGGCACCACCGAAGGCCAGCTGCTGTCAGGCATTGGCCAGACCGCGGTATCGACCACGCAGGCCTGGGATTACGCGCAGCTGATGGAGCACACCAACGGCCCGCAGAGCAACGACCACACGCATCAGTTCAAGCTGCACGGGTACTACCAGCTGACGCCGGAATGGCTGGTCTCGGCCAACCTCAAGCTGCTCTCCGGTACGCCCTTCAGCGCATTGGGTTCCTATGGCCCGGACTTTGAAGATCCCTCCGGCTATGGCATTGCCTACCACTTCTACAACGGCCAGCCGGCGCCTCCGGGCAGCCAGGGGCGCTTGCCGTGGCTGAAGCAGCTGGATCTCGGCGTGTCCTACCGGCCTGCGGCCGCAGAGGGACGGCTGGGCTTCAACCTGGATGTGTTCAATGTGTTCAACAGCCAGGTGGCGCTGTGGAAATCGCCGTATTCCGAGCTGGACCCGGGGCAGCCGGACCCGCTGTACGGGGCGGCAACGGTGCGCCAGGCCCCGCGCTCGCTGCGGGTGAGCGTGAGCTACGACTACTGA